Below is a genomic region from Neisseria zoodegmatis.
GCACTACACGATTACGACGAATAATTTTGCAGTTACGGCAAATTTTCTTTACAGAAGGTTGTACACGCATTTTATTTCCTTTCTTTATCTAGCTCGAAACACTATACGTGCACGAGTCAAATCATATGGAGTAAGCTCAAC
It encodes:
- the rpmJ gene encoding 50S ribosomal protein L36; this encodes MRVQPSVKKICRNCKIIRRNRVVRVICTDPRHKQRQG